Genomic DNA from Peribacillus simplex NBRC 15720 = DSM 1321:
TCAAACCATATGACTCCGCAATCGTCCGCCCGATTTCAGAAGTGACGATGGTTTTTAAGACGACTCCATTTTGAGGAAGCTTCCCTTTTTCTTTTTTCTGGGATATTAAATAATCCAGGAAAAGTGCACCTGTTTGATTTCCAGTCAGGACAACATATTGACCCATCTCGTTTTTCACGGCAATTCCAAGCCGATCGGCATCCGGGTCCGTTGCTATCAATAAGTCCGCTTCCACTTTGTTTCCAAGCTCGATCGCCATTTCAAACGCTGCTGGTTCCTCTGGATTTGGAGACTTCACTGTTGAAAAATCTGGATCTGGCATTTCTTGTTCCTTAACGATATGCAAATTTTGATACCCTAAGCTTTGCAGTGCCCTTCTGACCGATTTATTTGCCGTACCATGAAGCGGCGTAAAGACGATTGACACATCTATTTCCTCGGCAAGCTGCGGATTCTCGGGAACTGTGAGCAACTCACGGTTATATGCCGCATCCAATTCCTCCCCAATCATTTCGATTAGGCCCTGTCCTTTAAGGACTTCAGCTTCTTCAATTTGAATTTCAAGCTCACTTTCAATGGCATTCACATAGCTGATCACTTGATCCGCTGCTTCCGGTGGCAATTGTGCCCCATCTGGCCCATAAACCTTGTATCCATTATATTCAGGCGGATTGTGGCTTGCCGTGATAACGATTCCAGCAAAAGCATTCAGCTCGCGAACCGCAAATGATAATTCTGGTGTCGGACGCAATTCATCGAATAAATAAGCCTTAACCCCAAATGTTGCCAAGGTTTTAGCTGCTTCGAGTGCAAATTCCGGAGACTTATGTCTCGAATCATAAGCGATCACAGCCCCTCTTCCTTTTGCCTCTTCCCCAAACGAAGAGATATATTGAGCTAACCCAACCGTTGCCTTCCTTACAGTATAAAGATTCATCCGGTTCGTTCCCGCTCCGATTTCCCCACGCATTCCGCCTGTTCCAAATTCTAAATTTTTATAAAAGGCATCTTCGAGTTGTGCTTCATCCTGCTGCATTTCCTCAAGGAGGACACGTAATTCCCCATTTAAATTCTGGTACCCTGCCCAAGTGGTGTATAAAGATTTCCATTCCATCTCCAACATCTCCTCCCAAACGCCTTATTTGTAATTATTATGTATCTGCCTACATATACAAAATTATCACATTTATTCCAATAAATGAAGTAAAGGCTCGTAATGAAAAGAACTGAATTTTGCGTTCTTCCCATCACGAGCCCATTTACCTCTT
This window encodes:
- a CDS encoding phospho-sugar mutase — translated: MEWKSLYTTWAGYQNLNGELRVLLEEMQQDEAQLEDAFYKNLEFGTGGMRGEIGAGTNRMNLYTVRKATVGLAQYISSFGEEAKGRGAVIAYDSRHKSPEFALEAAKTLATFGVKAYLFDELRPTPELSFAVRELNAFAGIVITASHNPPEYNGYKVYGPDGAQLPPEAADQVISYVNAIESELEIQIEEAEVLKGQGLIEMIGEELDAAYNRELLTVPENPQLAEEIDVSIVFTPLHGTANKSVRRALQSLGYQNLHIVKEQEMPDPDFSTVKSPNPEEPAAFEMAIELGNKVEADLLIATDPDADRLGIAVKNEMGQYVVLTGNQTGALFLDYLISQKKEKGKLPQNGVVLKTIVTSEIGRTIAESYGLKTVDVLTGFKFIAEKINQYHESGENSFLFGYEESYGYLIKDFARDKDAIQAAVLAVEVCAHYKKQGLTLYEGLLNVFEKYGFYLEGLRSLTLKGIEGAKQIQGILNQFRQSPPARIAGIQVVAEEDYQSGKKRTLLSNGEELIELPKSNVLKYFLEDGTWVCLRPSGTEPKIKFYFGVQGKSMPEAESKLSGVMEDFMSKIEALV